CTTAGCCAGCTACAGATTGTTTAGAATTTCGAACTCGTATATACAAGCTCGATCTCACCGACAGACGTTCGAACTCGTATATACAAGCTCGCACCGACAGACGACGCTTGATTATTTTACTTGGCCCGAGGCACATTAGGTTCCAGATACGTAACGAGGGTGCTCTAAATTGATCCTACCGAAGTCAACGCACTGGTATCCTATATGTACACATCGATCGAACTGGCCGGTGGTGAGCTTAGCAGTGCTAGGTTGCTCGAGATGGGTGGAGCGCACGAGCCACTGCATCCCCACATGCAGATGAAGACATCGTCTTCTTCCAAAGGCGGCAGTCATGGGTATTTCGTGCCCAGACCCGTCTGCGCTTGGCTTGTCTGCGGCTTCGTCGCCTTGgccctcctccacgtcctctgcTGCACTCCCCCCGGCACTCAAGAAGCCGTCTTATCTCCGCTGCTCCAGTACGTCGACGACACATACAACTTCGTCTCATCTGGGTATGTAAGCTGCATTGCATTCACCGCTTAGATCTTCATGCATTTGCTCCGGCCAGTCGCTTCACTGTTTGTATTTTTGTTACTCGTTGCATAATGCAGGCCGCAGAGCTGCAACTACACGGAGGGGAGGTGGGTGTATGCGCCGGGCCACGCGCGGCGGTACAATGCCACGGAGTGCCACGTGAAGGACAGCCACAACTGCATCCGCAATGGGCGGCCGGACACGGGGTACCTGGACTGGCGGtggcagccggcggcggcggggtgccGGTTGCCGGCGTTCAGCGCGCGGGCGTTCCTGTCGGCGGTGCGCGGCAAGCACGTGGCCTTCGTGGGCGACTCCATGTCGCGGAACCAGGCACAGTCCCTGGTGTGCCTCCTGGTGGGCGCCGGCGTCCCGCACCGCGTCGTGTACCGGGACGCGGACCCGCAGAAGTTCAACCTGTGGCGGTACGCGTTCCCGACGCACGGCGTGACGGTGTCCTTCTACTCGGCGCCCTTCATCGCCAGGGCCACGGGCAAGGCGCTGAACGGGAACGACAGCCTGCCGCAGAACATGAACCACGTGCACCTCGACGCGCTCGATGACCGCTGGGTGGCCGACGCAGACACCATGGACGTGGTGGTGCTCTCCATCGCGCACTGGCCGCTGAACGGGGCCATCTACTACAACAACAGCGCGCGGATCGGGCACCACAACCACCAGGAGCTCAGTGCGTCGGAGGAAATCGGCTACGCCTGGCCGATGAAGGTGGCCTACCGGATGGCGTTGGACCGGCTGAGCTCCGGCGGAAGGCCACGGACCGTGGTGATCGCCACCTTGTCGCCGGGCCACTTCGAAGGCAACACCCTCACCACGATGTGCCCCAGGAAGGAGCCTTACAAGGAGGGGGAGAAGGAGCCGCACCACCTCGAAATGGAGCTGGTCCGCCTCGTCTACGAGGAGGCCCAGGCCGCGAGGGCGAGGAACGGTGAAGGTGGCGGCgcaagggtggaggtgctggacgTGACGAAGCTGGCGGTCATGCGGCCGGACGGACACCCCGGACTTTATATGCACCGCGACCCGTTCGCGCACGGCGGCCCGCAGCCGTGGATGCCGTCCGACTGCCTCCATTTCTGCCTGCCCGGCCCGGTCGACACCTTCAACGAGATACTGCAGCAGATCCTGAGGAAGAAGCGGTGAAATCATGGCAGATTCAGATCGCGGACACTAGATGTAGATCGATCatgcacctttttttttttgttgatatATCCATCCCGCAGACTACTGTTtatggatgaaaatggtacggatgtTTATCCGACCGTCCGTTCGAtcgaacaaatatgaacacttaaATGGATAATTATATGGATATTCGGATTTTTTTCCGGATACGGATACTTAAATGGATAGTTTACACGGATATCAAATACAAATATGATATCGTCGGTATCCGGCGGATACGGATAATCCGAGTAAAAAAACGGATATATCCGTCCGGATACTATCCGTTTAagttcaaacgaccttggatggagaaataatcaaaataaaaattgtagatcttgatgagctgaacaaacttggtattcaaaacttttcaatttgagacaatctagggttccgaaaactagtttgtaggcgtcaaaatttaaaaatcacaaatttgaaccgtccaaactatctcaaatagaaagttgaccaaaacaacaattgtagatcttgatgagtttaacaaacttggtattcaaaacttttcaatttgaagtcatttagagttcataatactagagtcaaagtgttgttttttcatttgaccaaatttgacttggtcaaacttgctcaaatgagacactaaatgacctcagatgaaaaatctctgaataccaagtttgatcatctcagcaagatctacaattgttacatagcttattttcccatttgagaaatttttatcaaacactagtcacaaattcttgaatctcatatagactttctaaaactatgtcacacacttatgaaatttgaactatattttgttcaaacttttt
The nucleotide sequence above comes from Miscanthus floridulus cultivar M001 chromosome 18, ASM1932011v1, whole genome shotgun sequence. Encoded proteins:
- the LOC136519993 gene encoding xyloglucan O-acetyltransferase 1-like; its protein translation is MGGAHEPLHPHMQMKTSSSSKGGSHGYFVPRPVCAWLVCGFVALALLHVLCCTPPGTQEAVLSPLLQYVDDTYNFVSSGPQSCNYTEGRWVYAPGHARRYNATECHVKDSHNCIRNGRPDTGYLDWRWQPAAAGCRLPAFSARAFLSAVRGKHVAFVGDSMSRNQAQSLVCLLVGAGVPHRVVYRDADPQKFNLWRYAFPTHGVTVSFYSAPFIARATGKALNGNDSLPQNMNHVHLDALDDRWVADADTMDVVVLSIAHWPLNGAIYYNNSARIGHHNHQELSASEEIGYAWPMKVAYRMALDRLSSGGRPRTVVIATLSPGHFEGNTLTTMCPRKEPYKEGEKEPHHLEMELVRLVYEEAQAARARNGEGGGARVEVLDVTKLAVMRPDGHPGLYMHRDPFAHGGPQPWMPSDCLHFCLPGPVDTFNEILQQILRKKR